The segment AATAAAGCaccaaatataaatattcaagaaattaactagttgtactcatcatataatcaacatacatatttatttatattacatgcatattaaagattatcccacTCATCCAAAAAATATAGAACTAAAAGAAATATCAGATGAAAAACCTGGAAATCATACTGAGGATTGTTAGGAGAACTtacaataaatatacaaaatatactaaaaaacaaccccaaacaacacaaataaaagattttaatgcataaaagaaaatcaggTTCAGTCTTCTAAgtttaaggactaaaatgataatttttcaaaatgtcATCAATCTCAAATGCTCTTTATATTCCTTTTCACTTACTTAATACACCAAGATGTTATCAACGAACATAATAACAAACCTATAAATAAATGACCTAAAACCCTGTTCATCATATCCATAAAAGCGGTTGGTGTATTCGTTAACCTAAAAGACAACACTAAGAACTCATAATGAGTCCTAAAGGCAGTTTTAGAAATATCCTCCTTCCTAATCCATTTCTTTCAGGCAACACATGCAATGACATCTTATGGTTAACAACAAATTTCCTTGATGTGGTTAGATTCATCTCAGCACTTATTCCATCCTACGACAACACATGTGATGTATGACCTCCAGTTTGGCACCAATTgacttttgattactattttttttatttaaaatgatttattaaattagtttttttttcaatttcattctcctttaattttttcatctcttagATTTGGTTccctttcttttgattttctatttatttatttaatcattttcttaattgaatttgtttttgatcatttttctttttataatttgttttactttgggaaatttttgagatttaattatttctttcagtttcatcctttaacattgtattgattttgttttagatttcatccttcaacagtTGATTGGCTATGATTTGGGCTACATGGTTGTTTCAAATAAGGTGCTTCCAATCTATTGACCCGAGTCACAAATTTGAAAAGTCAACACAagttaacacttttttttttatttcatcattcgacattggtttttttttaaagatatggGATTTGTGGTTTTCTTCGGTTTTTTGTTCTATCCggttatcctaatctcatgatctagattatgagtttgacatgttaatctGGGTTTGCTTGACCCTTATTACCAAGCTTATAGGTTTGTCATGTTAACTCGGGTTGGGtcgatcattttttttactcaattttatccttctgTGTTTAATTGCCTAAGAATTTTGCtgcattattttttccttttgaaaaaaaagttttttcctAGGTTATCCtgatcaatttttttggtttctttgttatcgttgtttattttttattatataattaaaataaaatcattttatttgatCTAGATGGATCTATAAcctgaatcataatttttttttaaatgcgcTTGTatcatcataatattttttatgaaaaaagaaaagaaaagaattggaACCGCGGCATAGCAGGGGACTCGTCAAGTTAGGTCCTAAATTGAGagtctaaattaattaatggccctactttgttaatatattttcagaCATGAAGGGTCACCTTGATGAAACCAGTAAACATGAATTAAGAATCATCCTCAGTTATACGGGTGTAAAGCAAACTTTTGGATGCAACCTAAGCTATAAATAGCACACCGATTTTCTGGTAGTCATCGCGCTGCAGAAGATGGCAGTGTCCCAGATTAGTAGTGAGTTTGTGCATAAAGTACAAATTGAAGGTGTGCAAACAGTGGCACCCTCCAAGGTGACTGATCCAAGAGAAACGTGCCTAGTGTCAGTGAAGGACCCTGTTAGTTCAGATATTTTCCGGGGGGTGCCTGAGCATAGTCCTCTACTACAACAAGGCCGGGGAGGAAGATTCTGGTTGGCTTGTTGCGGGATGGATCAAGGAGTCCCTGGGGAGAGCATTGCAGGACCAACCGATGCTCAGTGGACGGCTACGGAGAGTTGAAGATGGCAATGGAGAACTAGAGATGGTGTCAAACGATACCGGAGTTAGACTTGTTGAGGCAAAGATTACAATGACTTTGCATGAGTTTCTTGGTTTGGAAGAAAGGGAAAAAGCAGAGGCCGAACTCGTCTTTTGGATGGATATTGATGAACAAAATCCCCAATTCTCTCCACTACTCTATGTTCAGGTAAGGGAACTTTTGTTTttcaggaaagtagttttttagaaattatttttttaaaatttttatgtttatttatcattagaaaaattaattaacaaaaaatacttttaagataaggaaaaatttaacttgatttccagaaaagtattttttttttattttgggcaaaaaacacttttcagaagttgtgaaaaatttagaaatatcatattatttactgattatatcaaatgtggtcctcaaacttttgattgatatatattttgtttgaatcttttttttttcaatttcatcccttaaaatttgatttgatttgattttttatattaactttggtcatcgtttttataattgttatttgcttttctcttatcatttttttaattgaaattttttatctatcaaatttgatttacttattttatttgaaataatttatgaaattgtaattattattattttaatttcatcttctttcattttttttatttgttagatttgatctccattattttgattattttttatttttttgagataatttatgaaattagatttttttttttcaatttcattctgattcaactttttaatttgtaagatttgttccttattattttaataaacttgaaaaaaaaataaaacattaataagttattttccagcttatttttcataacataatcaaacaccaaaaagtatttttcagcttattttttataatataaccaaacaccaaaaagtatttttcaatttattttctatgacattaccaaacatcgaaatataattcactttctaggaatttacttttcaaaaaaaccattttccaaAAAGAAATTACTCTTAAGTTGCAATTTGTAGTTAACTACCAAGATTGAATATGGTGATGTCCGAGGATACaagtaataatttaatgtaaatATAAGTGAGCACCGGTGTGAGAAAATGGCGTGTAACAGTACTTAAGGTCTTCTTTTTTACTTCTTACAGGTCACCAACTTCCAGTGTGGTGGGTACTCAATTGGGATTAGTTCTAGCCTTCTCTTGGCAGACCATTTAATCATGGACAACTTCCTCCCGAGGTGGTCAGGTATTCAAAAGAAATTACTGCTCAACAACAATGCACTCGAAAAGCCCATATTCTACCTCCCCAATCTCAGAAACACCAGTTTATCTCCTAGTAACACCACGAGCTCCACACCTAGCAAACAGAGGGGCCAGACAATGATATTCAAGATCGCAGGCGATAGCGAAATTGAAGGTGTGCAGAATGAGTTATGCAAGAGAGCCGTATCACATTGCATCCAGGAGGCAGAGCACAAACTAGGCAGTGAAATGTCATCagagttttctttgtttgtgaAAGAATCACCTGAGGTTAAAAGGGTCGAGAATTGCAAGAAAAACGAGCTTGTTAAGCCTAATCTGAACTTTAGGTGTCAAGTGATCACCTTGGATGATTTAGGGATCAAAGAACTAGCTTTCCACGATGGCAATGAGCCTACTCACGTTTCTTGCTGGATTGGATCGGCGGTTGCAATGGCGATTCCATCTTCTACTGAGAATACTTCAGACGTCAACGTTATAGTTACAATCCCTGCAGGAAATTGAGCTCCAAGTAAGGTTTGGTTTGGCTCCTACAGTGTGTGCATGCATCATTTCTTCTCTTCGCTAGCGTGCATTTGTAACATTGAATGTTTGATCAAGAGCACGGGAGCTGTTCATGTATTTGGAAATGAAATATATATGCTGCCTTGAGAATAATGGTTTGTTCCAAAATGAGATTCTAACCCATGACAATCTGCTATATATTACTACAAAATATGGAATTTTAATTACAATTGTTTGTTAGATATGCAGGCATTTATAgattttataatgatatttgaGGCCAATGTATGTATCATACATGTTTAtcagtatttatttaattataaaaatatattaattttgatgataACCGTGAAATATCTCTATtgatattgaatttaaaataatttctttccaATGTTATTAAAATCTTACTGGATTTTGaagcaaatatttttaaatctaatacGGTAAAGATACATCACAATTGCtgctaaaattaacaaaaataatgctAAAGACTTATTATAATaccatagtattttttaaataaatattaacaaaaattgcATGAGCCTCCTATATTTTGATCGGTTTTTACTTTGTCTTTATTATTTGAGAAATTACACATTATATTCTAAACTTAATAACTTTATAACATTTTACATACTCAAGCTTtgacggaaaaaaaaatcaataaaaaatattaaattatttaaactttgctattatattcaatttaatagCTGAAGAGCCCatattacttaaaaataataaaattaccacAAAGTGATCGTTGCTaaaggaaaaacattataaattagtAACAAGTTGAAATATTATGGATAATATACATTTTTTCCTATAAGATACAATGCAAAAAGACCTTTAATATACTTTAATACAAGGTATACAAGAACCATTACCACTTGTTGTTGTTTTCAGCTTCCACAATAGCATATACAATGagaaaatgatatattattgtCATTCAACCCCGCTACCAATAACAAGACACctatatataggttttttagATGACAtctataaatacaataaaaggTGTACATCTATTCACAAACCTTTTCTTCATAGcttttaaacataaatatacTATTTGAAACTTCTATGgtgaataaaaatttagttcAAGCCCCAGAAAGACATCATATCCTCAATTATACTGCTTcaacaactatatatatttaaggATTCTCTTAGATGACTCATTATAACTTTCTTTCACAAACTCCTTCATCTTTATCTTGACTCTTTACAGTTATATTGGGTATAGTTTGATTCCAAACTTGTTATCCAAGATTATATCTAGTACTTCATTAGAAATGTTTGAATCAATATTAATCACTTGTAATATCTTCTCTACTATCCAAGTTGAATTAATAGCTTTTATAGTTTTAGGTCCAATACAACTATGTTTATCTTTCAAAGAGTTAACCATAAATGTCTTGCTACTAAAAATAAGAGAAGTATACATCCTTCACTGATATTAGCATCCATGCATGTGGCCTCGACCTTCTCCATGTGATTAATACATCTCTTTATATGATACTCatgtttcattttatattttctcaaaaCTTCATTGAAGTAATTGACATtactaaatatattatattcctCAAACTTTATTAATTGATTAACTCTCTCTTTAAATGTATTGTATCTAAAACTATATGTGGAATCAAAATTCCTTATTTTCTTCCTAATCTTTCCACTTTCATCTTCATCACCCTCACACCTACTATCTAATTTTGCACTACATTCAATATTAATATCATCCAAAGTTTTACCAAAACATACGTCAACTTCTAAGCTATCAATCTATTCATCTTagttttcattaataaattcaaatccCTCATCATCGAATATAATCATCATCTTCCTTATATTCTGTATATCCATCACCATCTTTATTATGCACACTACTAATGCCAATATTAACCCACTACTACTTTCAATTCATAAACTATCATTATTAACTCTTTCTTAGCCAACATTGTCAAAAATAACATGCATGCTAACATTATGAATATTTACATTCGTGCCAACATCAATATCATTCacattattatcatcaatatccAAATCTTCCATATCAACTTCAAATATCACTTTATTGCTGGCATTAGTTTCAACACCCTTGaagtattttattcaaatttgcTTATTGTCATCAATCTTACATATGAAACACCTTGGTATCTTTATTGTTAGAAGAGCATAACATGATCAACATCAATTTCATTATGAAACTCATTTTCACCTTCATGTAAATTCAACATCTTAAACATTGATGCATCGTCAAAAATTATATTGGCCACTATTAATTGACTAGGTTCCCATCATCTCTtataaagaagagaaagaaagaatttatgaaagaagagaaagaaagaatttaAATACCACTATTGAATGATACTctcttttaaaaacatgaattgATATAATCTAATTAACTTGACGAGTCTAATAACAACTTGaataactagtaaaaatattttttaacttaaaaaattcaataaaatattttaaaaaaaaacattgagacGACAACATAATGGATCAACATAGATCAACCTGGTTTGTGTTTGTTGCTTGGTGTTCTATATTCCAATTAAGATAAGAATTTGAAAGCTTTGGTTTTTTGCTTATTGTCATCAAGCTTACATATAAAACACCTTGGTATCTTTATTGTTAAAGGAGCATAATATGATCAACATCAATTTCGTTatgaaaagaacaaataaatacCATTATTGAATGATACTctctttaaaaaacataaattgatATAATCTAATTGACTTGACGAGTCTAAAAGCAACATGAATgactagtaaaaatattatttaacttaaaaaattcaataaaacatttaaaaaaaatattgagacgacaacatattggatcgatttAGGTCAACTTGgtttaatctttcaaatccATGATTCGGGTCATGAAACTATGATAatctcaaatcaaaataaattataaagctaaattaccaataaatttattattaaataataaaattaaaaaaatttcaataaaaaaaagacacaataaATTGATCTTTCtaaacaaaattatgaaaatgacaTCGCTAGTTTCGTAAGGTTTTTCTAAActctaattgttttaaaaatttaacctgagatataaaaatatgtaaagagactccttgtaaaattttaactcaatttaattattgaattaaaagatataattaatattataaaattggataatattaaaaaaaaaacaagaaaaaaaatattatttaaccgAAAACAGAATCACCAGTATATAACTGAGATCTTCCGGCtagaatttgaataaaacttCCAGAATGGTCATAATTTAAGCAAAATCTGTTGTCTATCGGAAGACAACCTgcgttttgatatttaaaaaacccAAGACTATTTTAGTAATTCAACCTTCTCAAGGTGTCACATGGAATTCCATTTAACTGCCACCTGTCCAAGTGCATACATTACCAAACCCTCCAGTTAGCAGGGAAACAACAGCTAATCCTCCATAGTCCATCCTCTGTCACCTAATTATGTTTTTCccttgtaataaaataaataaagactaAAGGGTTTTATTTTACCAGAGGACGCAGATCATAGAGAGACAGAAAATATAATTCCTTGCTTAGGAGGAGAGAAAGGTATGCATAAAGAGGTTGtttaaaagaaagagagaggctTATTGAAGAAAATGGAGAACAGCAGTGGTGGCAGCAGCGATTACAGTAACAGTAGGATTGTAGTGACAAATGAGAAAAAGCCTATGCAAGGAATCAAAATAGAGAATCCCTTTACTTTCAAAGTACTTCAAGTATTTACTGGCTTTGGTTTTGGCTGTGGTATTGGTATTGGTCAAGGCATGCCTATAAATATGGGTACACTCCCTGTCGCTCTTTTTTCATCTCTCAAAGTTCCATTCTTTATACTTGCCTATTGCATGATGGCTTTTTTTGGTGGGTTGTTTAAACCCAAGAATCTTGAAGAAACCCATGAGAAATCTATCCTTAAAACTCCATGTAAATTATcgttttatgtttctttctttcttttcttttcttttgtttcaaaatGTGTGATTTTTGTTTGGTTGATTGGAAAATGTGGGAACGAGGAGAAGTTTTGTGTTTGACTTTTTTGATTGAGCGGGAAGAAGCATTTGTGTTGAGTGTTCCTATTAATTAATGTGACTGCGTTTTGCTTACAGTATTTATATCAGTGgtttgtgtttgtttcttggTGTTCTATGTTCCAATTAAGATAAGAATTTGAAAGCTTTGGTTTTTTGAAGAGTCAGGTTAATCTTTTGTGCATGTTTCATTTTGTTGAGTTGCAATTGGATGTTTCGATGATGGTCGTTTTCTTCTGGTTGCATTTGTCAGTGCTTTTTATTGCCTGCAATAAAAGATGTTACTACAGCGaaggtaaagaaagaaaaatataggaaagaaaagagtttaatcaCCACAGATAACCGTTTGGAATTTTGAACTGatccaaaaaaacaattccTTTTGGAATTGTCAAGTCCCAGGGCATGTTCTTGTTGACCATAGTCCTTGAATTCAAAGTGTTGTTTTCTTTGATCATCCTGTAAATGTCAATTAATGAAGTCAGCCACTACCTACCTGTACATGATTTGTGATCGTAATCTTAAGTACTTTCACATGGATAATTGTTAGACTTTGGGGTCAAAGTTGATTCCaataggcacaaaatgttgtttttaccTTCCTTTATAGGTGATACCATTTCTAAGGACATCTCTGAATCTTTTCAACATGTTATGTGGTTGTTAACTTGCAAATTGTGATTTGAACTATATCCTAGGTGCATTGCCAATGGTGGGCCAAGTAATGAGTGCAACTAGAGGCGCAACTGATGCCTTTTCTGGAATTACCAGGCATGTAAATACTGCAGTAAGTCAAATGTTCATTCCTATCAATCCATATTATTAATGTTTCTTCATATGGTTTGGCAAGTTAAATTGATCTGATCCCCCAATTCTCATGTCTCATTCTTCAGCTTTGGAAGCTGGGAGCTAAGAACATTCAAGCAGGCGTTGGATGTGGAGTTGGTTTCGGCCATGGCTTTGGAATTGGTATGCCATGTGTTATGTCTTCTGAAGAAGCAGTCAGTGCTTAATATTACTGCAATATTTTTCGCTTTGACAACGTGGACTCTTACCAGACACTTATTCTGGCTTGCCATTTTATTAGCATGCGTGACATTTGTCTAGCTGGCTGATACAGGAAATGATGATGGATTTCACCTAATTGTTTTGCTTGTCTCTGCTTTTGGACTGCTTGGACATGAATTTATTGTGATCTAGAAAGATTTACTAGAAtacactcacacacacacacacacacaactttTTGAGGATTCTTCTGATTGTTCCTCCTTTTGCTCTACCTGGGTCGTTATCCAAAGCTTTGagcattttcatgtttttattggaATTTCAGTATAATGCTTTCTCCTGGAAACACAACTTAGTTCCCTTTGATATTTTTGGGCTTATTATCCAAAATATCAAGACTTCTGTTGGAATATCTTACATTTCCAGAATTTTGAAATGAATCATATtggatatatttaaaaattggcCTTGTGATAGGTTTGCTAGCCTATTTAAATATGTTGTTCTCACCAAGCCCCTTTCACCTTATCATTATCCACACATTTGATagctgaaaacaaaaattttatatgtCAGGTCTTGCAGTGAAACCTGGGGCAGTGCAGAAGATGCAAGCTTGTTTTCTAGtatgtaattataatttcttacaGCATAAATACATCATACATTGAAATATACATGCACAAACTTTATTTCAAGTTCACAACTTGTTTATCTGAAATTTGGATGCCAAATTTCTCAGGAAGtattgatgaagatgatgacaaAACTTGGAATAGCACCCAATTTATCAATTGGTCAAGGTGCCCTTCCAATGTCTTTGCAAAGTGGCGTGAGCATGTTGACTGAATCTTCAATCCAAAACCCATTGGGAAATATTACACAGTTAGCAAGAAAACTCCCAGATCAAACATCTCAAAGTCTGTATGGATATGGAAATGTTAGTTCACATTCAAGTTCTGAAAGTTCCACTTCAAAAGGCAGTGATACTTCTTTTGGTAGCCGAACAGAGAAGGTGATTAGCAGTTTTCTCCAAAATCCTATTCTGAAAGAAGATGGCACTGACATAAATGAATTGGTAAGTATGATAAATATATGTTTCTCTCTTGCTTGATTAATAGATGAGTGAAGCAATTTGTCCCTCGGGTGTTTGAATTGGCTGGTCCTTGGACATCAGCTTGGGGCCATAGGTTTCCTTTTCTGTTAGGGAAAAGGGTATTAGGAAGtgtaatgttagaaagccagTAGTTccatttgtttcaattttggaGGTAATCGCTTTCATTAGTGATATTTTATTGCTATATTTAGAATATGATTCAGTTGCTTAGGTCGATCCTCTATGGCCAAAACCATTTCCATTTTGATAGTGGAGAATAAAATTCCCTTTAGAGGATAAAACATCAATTGAACTATGAAGCAGACAGGTTCGTTTTTTCAGTTCAAAACAAGAATATGAGTAGCTTTTGTCAGAATCTGTCTTTATATAGAATTGAAGGAAAAATTTTAAAGCTAAGAGTTAGTGTTCTGTGCTTCTATCGTGTCCAATGATTTGACCTAGTTCAAATCTGAAAACTGTTGGAACTTATCTCTGGAATCTGTATGTATGGTGCATAATATTTGCTTTTAAGCTGTTGGTGTAAGTTGTGAGTGcacaaatacaaataattacaGAGTCCTTTTGGGGGAACAATTGAAGGAAGCACTGTTTTGAGATCCACTTCAGTTTTACACATTTTCAACTGAAAGTTCCCTGTCATAAACATAACAAAACCTTTTAACAGACCTAATTTCACTTGACTTGAGATGATAATATCATGGCCTGAAGTATTACAATTTTCTATCTGATTCATGGATTGGATGTCTACAGGCTGGACGTTTGCGGTCAGAAAACAACATGCTTCAAATGGTAATCTTTCATGCTGATCAGTATTTCCCTATGCATCATGAAGCTATTCTATCAACTTGATGCTGTTTCTGTGAAAATTTGCATCAGTGATTTGGAATTCTGGTAGAATGCAATGGCTTTTAATATGAAGTTTCTTTTCCCCCTTTGAAGGATAGTTTTTAATGAATCATCCAATGTAGTAACAAATCATAACCGGAGTTCCTAAATTTGCTTGAATTGGTTCACTCTTTACATACATCACATATGACTATTATAGGATGCAAACTCTTCCACTAGTTAACAACTATTTAGTTTAATATCTTTGCGTAAATTTGTTAAATGCTCAAGCAA is part of the Populus nigra chromosome 8, ddPopNigr1.1, whole genome shotgun sequence genome and harbors:
- the LOC133702047 gene encoding uncharacterized protein LOC133702047 isoform X1 produces the protein MENSSGGSSDYSNSRIVVTNEKKPMQGIKIENPFTFKVLQVFTGFGFGCGIGIGQGMPINMGALPMVGQVMSATRGATDAFSGITRHVNTALWKLGAKNIQAGVGCGVGFGHGFGIGLAVKPGAVQKMQACFLEVLMKMMTKLGIAPNLSIGQGALPMSLQSGVSMLTESSIQNPLGNITQLARKLPDQTSQSLYGYGNVSSHSSSESSTSKGSDTSFGSRTEKVISSFLQNPILKEDGTDINELAGRLRSENNMLQMVLRHQQIIEELMEENQKLRQILVEDLKIPPNKLQASHSTINKSPCTDCFECRRRQRKK
- the LOC133702047 gene encoding uncharacterized protein LOC133702047 isoform X2, with product MMAFFGGLFKPKNLEETHEKSILKTPCALPMVGQVMSATRGATDAFSGITRHVNTALWKLGAKNIQAGVGCGVGFGHGFGIGLAVKPGAVQKMQACFLEVLMKMMTKLGIAPNLSIGQGALPMSLQSGVSMLTESSIQNPLGNITQLARKLPDQTSQSLYGYGNVSSHSSSESSTSKGSDTSFGSRTEKVISSFLQNPILKEDGTDINELAGRLRSENNMLQMVLRHQQIIEELMEENQKLRQILVEDLKIPPNKLQASHSTINKSPCTDCFECRRRQRKK